From Carassius gibelio isolate Cgi1373 ecotype wild population from Czech Republic chromosome B23, carGib1.2-hapl.c, whole genome shotgun sequence, the proteins below share one genomic window:
- the LOC128011291 gene encoding platelet glycoprotein IX, translated as MLLGSGLTLLLCSIVAHVSSQSCGCKSLPSRGLRVDCSSQGLRSIPHLPEETTELLLQNNLLTTVTPGHLDRLHHLQLVNLSGNPLHCDCSIQYLRQWLQRNKAVSVMPVCASPTELAQRSIHELTDADVTSCVSDHCFEWVYNVILCVMLCFLIGLLLWCLQLARNSTFILGIDERHRGFEAESLRSLKPKHRVRMRCSIGSLSTGAGDMDKPLLNMDILPQILDILHKQHNIKIKVP; from the coding sequence ATGCTCTTGGGTTCAGGGTTGACTCTTCTCTTGTGCTCGATCGTTGCACATGTCAGTTCCCAGTCCTGTGGGTGCAAGTCTTTACCGTCCCGAGGTCTGAGGGTGGACTGCAGCTCGCAGGGCCTGAGAAGCATCCCTCATCTTCCTGAAGAAACCACTGAACTCCTGCTGCAGAATAACCTCCTGACCACCGTAACCCCAGGGCATTTAGACCGGCTCCACCACCTGCAGCTGGTCAATTTATCCGGGAACCCCCTCCACTGCGACTGCAGCATCCAGTACTTAAGACAATGGCTACAGAGGAATAAAGCTGTCTCTGTGATGCCGGTGTGTGCCAGTCCTACAGAACTGGCCCAGAGGTCCATCCATGAGCTCACTGATGCTGATGTCACATCCTGTGTCTCTGATCACTGCTTTGAGTGGGTTTATAATGTCATCTTATGCGTCATGCTTTGCTTTCTCATTGGTCTGCTGCTGTGGTGCCTGCAGCTAGCAAGAAACTCTACGTTTATTCTGGGAATTGATGAGAGACACCGGGGATTTGAGGCAGAATCTCTTCGATCGCTCAAACCCAAACACCGAGTGAGGATGAGGTGCAGTATCGGGTCACTGAGCACAGGAGCCGGTGACATGGACAAGCCTTTACTCAACATGGACATCCTCCCTCAGATACTGGACATCCTGCACAAACAACACAACATTAAGATTAAAGTACCGTGA